A portion of the Bactrocera neohumeralis isolate Rockhampton chromosome 2, APGP_CSIRO_Bneo_wtdbg2-racon-allhic-juicebox.fasta_v2, whole genome shotgun sequence genome contains these proteins:
- the LOC126767968 gene encoding 18S rRNA aminocarboxypropyltransferase: MSARNRGKGKRGGSAHGQYRNVKTNRNCERQLAQRACDLASDDSDSSSSSSDAGIDGMGHPPDFPIAMWDLNHCDPKKCSGRKLARLGLIENLRLGQKFPGLVLTPVGVNCVSPLDKDIVGAAGVAVVDCSWAKLEETPFNRMRSPHPRLLPYLVAANPINYGKPCKLSCVEAIAATLYICGYVDEAQWYMGKFSWGHSFIELNESLLNSYAECKTSEEIVRVQNEYLEKEQAAHNKPKDFSEFYPTSSSSSDEEDDDKDIENNYVETNVK, translated from the coding sequence ATGAGTGCCCGTAACCGCGGCAAAGGAAAACGTGGAGGAAGCGCACACGGACAATATCGCAATGTGAAAACCAATCGCAATTGCGAACGTCAATTAGCGCAACGTGCCTGCGATCTTGCTAGCGATGATAGTGATAGCAGTTCCTCATCCTCGGATGCTGGTATCGATGGTATGGGACATCCACCAGACTTCCCAATTGCTATGTGGGATCTGAATCATTGTGATCCAAAGAAATGCTCTGGACGAAAATTGGCACGACTAGGTCTTATTGAAAATTTACGTTTGGGTCAAAAATTTCCAGGTCTTGTTCTTACACCGGTTGGTGTAAATTGTGTCAGCCCACTTGATAAAGATATAGTTGGAGCGGCAGGTGTAGCAGTGGTGGATTGTTCATGGGCTAAACTTGAAGAGACACCCTTCAATCGCATGCGTAGCCCACATCCACGCTTGCTGCCATATCTTGTAGCAGCTAATCCCATTAACTATGGAAAACCCTGCAAATTGAGTTGCGTTGAAGCAATTGCAGCGACGCTCTATATTTGTGGCTACGTGGATGAAGCGCAATGGTATATGGGCAAGTTTTCATGGGGTCATTCTTTCATTGAACTGAATGAATCACTGCTAAATAGTTATGCTGAATGTAAGACCAGTGAAGAGATTGTACGGGTGCAAAATGAATACCTGGAAAAGGAGCAAGCTGCACATAATAAACCAAAAGATTTTAGTGAATTCTACCCAACGAGCAGTAGCAGCAGTGATGAAGAGGATGACGACAAagatatagaaaataattacgTTGAAACTAATGTAAAGTGA